A DNA window from Maribellus comscasis contains the following coding sequences:
- the pruA gene encoding L-glutamate gamma-semialdehyde dehydrogenase — MSKGFFNVPVAKNEPVLTYAPGTPERKELQAKIAELRSTEVELPMIIGGNEVYTDRKERMFPPHEIEHTLGYYNQGVASHVEMAIDAALEAKEKWANLSWQHRASIFLKAADLLAGPYRAKINAATMLGQSKNAFQSEIDAACELADFFRFGVQEMTNIYKIQPESARGMWNYSEYRPLEGFIYALTPFNFTSIAGNLPAAPALMGNVVVWKPSKTAIYSAGVIMEVFKEAGLPDGVINLVFASGPVAADVVLTHTDFAGIHFTGSTGVFQSIWKKIGDNIYKYKTYPRIVGETGGKDFIFADNTADKRGLAIAMLRGAFEYQGQKCSAASRVYIPESIWPEVKEIFGKELATVKMGPPEDFTNFVNAVIDEASFDKLKGFIDRAREDEDAEVIFGGNCDKSVGYFIEPTVIEAKKPDYETMQEELFGPVLTIYVYEDEKMDETLDILDGTSIYALTGAVFSQDRYNIEKITKRLEHAAGNFYINDKPTGAVVGQQPFGGARGSGTDDKAGAIFNFLRWTAIRTIKETFVIPQQYTYPNFQPDEE, encoded by the coding sequence ATGTCAAAAGGATTTTTTAATGTGCCTGTAGCTAAAAACGAACCAGTGTTAACCTACGCTCCGGGTACGCCTGAAAGAAAAGAACTTCAGGCAAAAATAGCAGAGCTTCGGTCGACTGAAGTTGAACTGCCGATGATTATCGGGGGCAACGAAGTTTACACCGATCGCAAAGAAAGAATGTTTCCGCCTCATGAAATTGAACATACATTGGGATACTATAATCAGGGTGTCGCCAGTCATGTGGAAATGGCTATTGATGCTGCTTTGGAAGCGAAAGAAAAATGGGCAAATCTTTCGTGGCAACACAGGGCTTCAATCTTTTTAAAAGCTGCTGATTTACTTGCAGGTCCATACAGGGCAAAAATCAATGCTGCCACAATGCTGGGACAGTCAAAAAATGCTTTCCAGTCGGAAATTGATGCAGCTTGCGAGTTGGCTGACTTTTTTAGGTTTGGGGTTCAGGAAATGACAAATATTTATAAAATTCAGCCGGAGTCGGCAAGGGGGATGTGGAACTACAGCGAGTACCGTCCGCTGGAAGGTTTTATTTATGCCCTTACTCCGTTCAATTTTACTTCCATTGCAGGAAACCTTCCGGCTGCGCCTGCGCTAATGGGAAATGTTGTGGTTTGGAAACCATCAAAAACAGCTATTTATTCTGCCGGTGTTATCATGGAAGTTTTTAAAGAAGCAGGATTGCCTGATGGCGTTATTAACCTTGTATTTGCTTCTGGTCCTGTAGCTGCCGATGTGGTTTTAACACATACTGATTTTGCAGGTATTCACTTCACCGGGTCAACAGGAGTATTTCAGAGTATCTGGAAAAAGATAGGTGACAATATTTATAAATACAAAACCTATCCCCGTATTGTGGGCGAAACCGGAGGAAAAGATTTCATTTTTGCAGACAATACAGCCGACAAACGAGGTTTGGCAATTGCCATGTTAAGAGGAGCTTTTGAGTACCAGGGACAAAAATGTTCTGCTGCTTCACGTGTTTATATTCCGGAAAGTATCTGGCCGGAAGTAAAAGAAATATTTGGAAAAGAACTGGCAACAGTAAAAATGGGGCCACCCGAAGATTTTACCAATTTTGTTAACGCGGTTATCGATGAAGCATCGTTTGATAAACTAAAAGGTTTTATCGATCGCGCGCGCGAAGATGAAGATGCAGAGGTGATTTTTGGCGGAAATTGCGATAAATCGGTTGGTTACTTTATTGAACCAACTGTAATAGAGGCCAAAAAACCTGATTACGAGACCATGCAGGAAGAGTTGTTCGGACCGGTTTTAACTATTTATGTGTATGAAGACGAAAAAATGGACGAAACGCTTGATATTCTTGACGGCACTTCGATTTACGCCTTAACAGGTGCAGTATTTTCGCAGGACCGTTACAATATTGAAAAAATTACGAAACGCCTGGAGCATGCTGCCGGTAACTTTTATATCAACGATAAACCAACAGGAGCAGTGGTGGGGCAACAGCCTTTTGGAGGCGCACGTGGATCAGGTACCGACGATAAAGCCGGCGCAATTTTTAACTTCCTCCGCTGGACTGCCATCCGTACAATTAAAGAAACATTTGTTATTCCACAACAATATACCTATCCGAATTTTCAGCCGGATGAAGAATAA
- a CDS encoding FtsB family cell division protein, translated as MEKKGLKYRVLKIISNKYFIASVIFLIWIVFFDENSIVSHQKNKRRLNELTEQKEYYIERIASDKQKLEDLNAGKEELEKFAREQYLMSKPDEDVFIVIPED; from the coding sequence ATGGAGAAGAAGGGATTGAAATATCGTGTATTGAAAATAATAAGCAACAAGTACTTTATTGCTTCGGTTATTTTTTTGATATGGATTGTTTTTTTTGACGAAAACAGTATCGTCTCACACCAAAAAAACAAACGCCGCCTGAACGAACTTACCGAGCAAAAAGAATACTATATTGAACGCATTGCATCTGATAAACAAAAGCTGGAAGATTTAAATGCAGGAAAGGAAGAACTGGAAAAATTTGCCCGCGAACAGTACCTCATGTCAAAACCCGACGAAGATGTTTTTATCGTAATCCCGGAAGATTAA
- the holA gene encoding DNA polymerase III subunit delta: MEFETIIQNLKSKTYSPIYLLQGEEPYFIDIISNYIEKNVLLEAERGFNQTVFYGKDSDPIVIAESAMRFPMMANQQVIIVKEAQSLNKIETLASYAEKPLSSTILVLNYKYKNLDSRTRLAKAIKKNGVIFTSKKIYENKVPNWIESYLKGKNYTITPQAAQILTAYLGNALSKVANELEKLVIAVKDTTKITPEHIEKNIGLSKDYNIFELQNALGEKNVFKTNQIIRYFGENPSTNPIQKTISNLYFYFSKLFTYHFLKDKSERNVSAELRVHPFIAKSYIAAAKRYSPTKLYEIMGILRDYDMKSKGFEVSTMVDMADLQKEMIYKILH; encoded by the coding sequence ATGGAATTTGAAACTATTATCCAAAACCTGAAAAGCAAAACCTATAGTCCGATTTATCTTCTTCAGGGTGAAGAACCTTATTTTATTGACATCATTTCAAACTACATCGAAAAGAATGTACTTTTGGAAGCTGAACGTGGATTTAATCAAACCGTCTTTTACGGAAAAGATTCCGATCCGATTGTAATTGCTGAAAGTGCGATGCGTTTCCCAATGATGGCTAACCAGCAGGTAATTATAGTAAAAGAAGCACAAAGTTTAAATAAAATAGAGACCCTCGCTTCATACGCTGAGAAACCGCTCTCCTCAACTATTTTGGTGCTGAATTACAAGTATAAAAACCTCGACTCGAGAACCCGGCTGGCAAAAGCCATCAAAAAAAACGGGGTTATTTTTACCTCAAAAAAAATATATGAAAACAAAGTTCCCAACTGGATTGAAAGTTACCTGAAAGGAAAAAACTATACCATAACTCCGCAGGCTGCACAAATATTAACCGCCTATTTGGGTAACGCCTTGAGTAAAGTAGCCAACGAATTGGAGAAACTGGTAATTGCAGTAAAAGATACCACCAAAATAACACCCGAACACATTGAAAAAAATATCGGATTAAGTAAGGACTATAATATTTTCGAATTACAAAATGCCCTGGGCGAAAAAAATGTTTTTAAAACCAACCAGATTATCCGGTATTTTGGGGAAAATCCGTCAACCAATCCAATCCAGAAAACAATATCAAATCTTTATTTCTATTTCTCAAAATTGTTTACTTATCATTTTCTGAAAGACAAATCGGAACGAAACGTGAGTGCTGAATTGCGGGTTCACCCTTTTATAGCAAAATCGTATATTGCGGCGGCAAAACGATATTCGCCAACAAAACTGTACGAGATAATGGGAATTTTGCGCGATTATGACATGAAGAGCAAAGGTTTTGAAGTGTCGACTATGGTTGACATGGCCGATTTACAAAAAGAAATGATTTACAAAATATTACATTAA
- a CDS encoding AMP nucleosidase, with the protein MKTKKDIVENWLPRYTGKTLDEIGKYILLTNFQNYVDSFARRFEVAVEGGNKNFPSATAEGITIINFGMGSPNAATVMDLLSAIKPKSVLFLGKCGGLKRKNQLGDLILPIAAIRREGTSDDYLPPEVPALPAFNLQRAVSHILRNSSQDYWTGVVFTTNRRVWEYDDRFKKYLKKTRAMAIDMETATLFTAGFANQIPTGALLLVSDQPMISSGVKTTESDEKVTSSYVERHLQAGIDALFEIKNNGLSVKHLRF; encoded by the coding sequence ATGAAGACAAAAAAAGATATTGTTGAAAACTGGTTGCCCCGGTATACAGGAAAAACCCTGGATGAAATCGGAAAATACATTTTGTTGACCAATTTCCAGAATTATGTTGACAGTTTTGCCCGCCGTTTCGAAGTTGCGGTGGAAGGGGGAAACAAAAACTTCCCGAGTGCTACTGCCGAAGGAATCACTATAATTAACTTTGGAATGGGAAGCCCAAACGCAGCAACGGTAATGGATTTGCTAAGCGCAATTAAACCCAAAAGTGTTTTATTCCTTGGAAAATGCGGGGGCTTGAAACGAAAAAACCAATTGGGCGATTTAATTTTACCGATTGCTGCCATCAGGCGCGAAGGTACATCCGACGATTATTTACCGCCTGAAGTTCCTGCATTGCCTGCTTTTAACTTACAACGTGCGGTCTCACATATTTTAAGAAATTCAAGCCAGGATTACTGGACAGGAGTAGTTTTTACTACCAACCGCCGCGTTTGGGAATATGATGACAGGTTTAAAAAATACCTAAAAAAAACACGTGCGATGGCTATCGACATGGAAACAGCAACGCTTTTTACCGCAGGCTTTGCCAACCAGATTCCTACCGGAGCTTTACTTTTGGTTTCCGACCAGCCGATGATTTCATCCGGAGTAAAAACCACAGAAAGCGACGAGAAGGTCACATCGAGTTATGTGGAAAGACATTTGCAAGCTGGAATCGATGCATTGTTTGAAATAAAAAATAACGGGCTTTCCGTAAAACACCTGAGATTTTAA
- a CDS encoding GNAT family N-acetyltransferase: protein MEKPRQTKMSDELTYGKIILRALEPEDIELLYSWENNLEIWTVSNTKTPFSKYILAQYLKESAKDIYEVKQLRLIIQNKDLQAVGAVDLFDFEPYHLRAGVGIMIHNINERKKGYATDALMALSNYALNILGLKQLYAHIAADNLPSIQLFEKAGFKKAGIKKDWLKTMNGWKDELICQKILTS, encoded by the coding sequence ATGGAAAAACCTCGACAGACAAAAATGAGCGACGAACTAACATACGGAAAAATTATACTTCGGGCACTTGAGCCGGAAGATATTGAGCTTTTATATTCATGGGAAAATAACCTTGAAATCTGGACGGTGAGCAATACAAAGACCCCATTTTCAAAATATATTCTCGCGCAGTATTTAAAGGAGTCGGCAAAAGATATCTATGAAGTCAAACAACTGAGACTGATAATTCAAAACAAAGACCTTCAGGCAGTTGGAGCCGTTGATTTATTTGATTTTGAACCTTACCACTTGCGGGCGGGTGTTGGAATTATGATCCATAACATCAACGAGCGAAAAAAAGGGTATGCTACCGACGCATTAATGGCACTATCAAATTATGCGTTAAATATTCTTGGACTCAAACAATTATATGCCCATATTGCTGCTGACAATCTCCCGAGTATTCAATTGTTTGAAAAGGCAGGTTTTAAAAAAGCCGGGATAAAAAAAGACTGGCTCAAGACGATGAATGGCTGGAAAGATGAACTTATCTGTCAAAAGATCTTAACATCCTAG
- a CDS encoding YqgE/AlgH family protein, which yields MVVKISYIAQSMGKDLDIFKIKTNNIAPQKGRILIAEPFLSGNYFNRSVVLLVAHSSKGAVGFILNKRVEFPIHEVFPDFPEFDAKVYLGGPVSTDSVYFIHKLGEQIPGSIHVLGNLYWGGDFVELKRQIKIGLLQPSDVRFFLGYSGWDSGQLEQEIKEDSWLVTDVEEEVVMRELNQASWADFVKKAGQRYTIWENFPENPSLN from the coding sequence ATGGTAGTTAAAATTTCTTATATTGCTCAAAGTATGGGTAAAGATCTCGACATATTTAAAATAAAAACAAACAATATTGCACCGCAAAAAGGTCGTATATTAATTGCTGAGCCATTTCTTTCAGGCAATTATTTTAATCGTTCGGTAGTGTTGCTTGTTGCGCACAGTTCGAAAGGCGCGGTAGGTTTTATTTTGAATAAACGAGTTGAATTTCCTATCCACGAAGTATTTCCGGATTTTCCGGAATTCGATGCCAAAGTTTACCTTGGCGGCCCTGTTTCCACTGATTCGGTTTATTTTATTCATAAACTGGGAGAACAAATTCCCGGAAGTATACACGTTCTCGGAAATCTTTACTGGGGGGGAGATTTTGTGGAATTAAAAAGACAAATTAAAATTGGTTTGTTACAACCTTCCGATGTTCGCTTCTTTCTGGGATATTCAGGGTGGGATTCCGGTCAGCTGGAACAGGAAATAAAAGAAGACTCGTGGCTGGTAACCGATGTTGAGGAAGAGGTTGTGATGCGGGAACTCAACCAGGCGTCGTGGGCCGATTTTGTAAAAAAAGCCGGCCAACGTTATACCATTTGGGAAAATTTCCCGGAAAATCCTTCGCTGAATTAA
- a CDS encoding rhomboid family intramembrane serine protease has translation MTTWFIIGITAFISYMGFQNRDLMTKLQFNAAKIIQEKEYYRLVTHAFIHANWSHLIVNMLVLYFFGPHIESFLGYYFGNKATAFYLLLYFGGILTSNLWSLVKNKNNYYYNAVGASGAVSAVLFAFIFFAPLEKLLLFFVLPIPAILFAIGYLFYSYQMSKQKNDNVAHDAHFLGSVFGFIFPILLKPGLFENFIDKLFAFL, from the coding sequence ATGACTACGTGGTTTATTATCGGGATAACAGCTTTTATCTCATACATGGGTTTTCAAAACCGTGATTTGATGACCAAATTGCAGTTTAACGCAGCAAAAATTATTCAGGAAAAGGAATATTACCGGCTGGTAACACATGCTTTTATTCACGCCAACTGGTCGCACCTGATTGTAAATATGCTGGTGCTCTATTTTTTTGGTCCGCATATCGAAAGTTTTTTGGGCTATTACTTTGGAAACAAAGCCACGGCATTCTACCTGCTTCTTTATTTTGGAGGAATTCTGACTTCAAACCTCTGGAGCCTTGTCAAAAACAAGAACAACTATTATTACAATGCGGTTGGTGCTTCCGGTGCTGTTTCCGCAGTATTGTTTGCCTTTATATTCTTTGCACCGCTGGAAAAACTTTTACTCTTTTTTGTACTTCCGATTCCAGCCATTTTATTTGCAATTGGTTACCTGTTTTATTCCTACCAGATGAGCAAACAAAAAAACGATAATGTGGCGCACGATGCACACTTCCTTGGTTCTGTTTTTGGATTTATTTTCCCCATTTTATTAAAACCCGGTTTATTCGAAAATTTTATTGATAAACTGTTTGCGTTTCTTTAA
- a CDS encoding type I restriction enzyme HsdR N-terminal domain-containing protein, which produces MRKLNLPSYTFKVQTDGGKELIYDFIRKKYVVLTPEEWVRQNFIQYLIHEKNYPASLMAVEKKLMVNHQPQRFDLLIYNRKGQARVIVEFKAPSVKITQETFDQAVRYNMALKVKYILISNGMQHFACEIDYEKNSYTFLQDIPGFQVIL; this is translated from the coding sequence ATGAGGAAATTAAATTTGCCTTCATATACTTTTAAAGTTCAAACCGATGGCGGAAAGGAACTTATTTATGATTTTATTCGAAAAAAGTATGTGGTTTTAACTCCTGAAGAGTGGGTCCGGCAAAATTTTATTCAGTATTTAATCCATGAAAAGAATTATCCTGCATCGCTGATGGCGGTCGAAAAAAAACTCATGGTGAACCACCAGCCGCAACGGTTTGATTTGCTTATCTACAACCGCAAAGGACAAGCCCGTGTAATTGTGGAATTTAAAGCACCCTCGGTTAAAATTACGCAGGAAACCTTTGACCAGGCTGTGCGTTACAACATGGCTTTGAAAGTGAAATACATTTTGATTTCCAATGGAATGCAACATTTTGCCTGTGAAATTGACTATGAAAAAAACAGCTATACTTTTTTACAGGATATTCCGGGATTCCAAGTGATCCTCTGA
- the recR gene encoding recombination mediator RecR: MNIEKYPSKLLENAVNEFSKLPGIGRKSALRLVLHLLRQEASEVSAFGNSLIQLRNEIKHCKVCHNISDTETCQICANPARNNSVICVVENIRDVMSVENTQQYNGLYHVLGGIISPMDGIGPSDLEIESLIKRVDSGEVIEVILALSTTMEGDTTNFYIYRKLKGKDVKVTTLARGVSIGDDLEYTDEITLGRSLVNRVNYENSLGK, translated from the coding sequence ATGAATATTGAAAAATACCCGTCAAAACTACTGGAGAATGCTGTAAACGAATTTTCCAAACTTCCCGGAATCGGAAGAAAAAGCGCACTTCGCCTGGTGTTGCACCTGCTGCGGCAGGAAGCTTCGGAGGTAAGCGCCTTTGGAAATAGTTTGATTCAATTAAGAAATGAAATAAAACATTGCAAGGTCTGCCATAATATATCGGATACCGAGACATGCCAGATTTGTGCAAACCCGGCGAGAAACAATTCAGTAATTTGCGTAGTTGAAAACATCCGTGATGTTATGTCGGTGGAAAACACACAGCAATACAATGGATTATACCATGTACTGGGAGGAATTATTTCACCAATGGACGGAATTGGCCCCTCTGATTTGGAGATTGAATCGTTAATTAAACGCGTTGATTCAGGTGAAGTGATTGAAGTTATTCTTGCACTTTCAACGACAATGGAAGGAGACACTACCAATTTTTACATCTACCGGAAACTCAAGGGAAAGGACGTTAAAGTAACCACATTGGCGCGCGGAGTTTCAATTGGCGATGATCTGGAGTATACCGATGAAATCACCCTGGGGCGTTCGTTGGTAAACCGGGTGAATTATGAAAATTCGCTGGGAAAATAG
- a CDS encoding aminotransferase class IV, with amino-acid sequence MNRFLIYNGEIVEKGEPDLFLFFTDDTLKITRKIWYGFGGIPLFNENIDLLAKQVDMLQLPVPAFLKDKRELFRITKRMLNKNRLYRSGFVFFQLLWNKSGFNFLVTSQPFSTFEFPLSNKGILLNYSGIKKYSANKLNRFPVFNESIWRAALAQNRDTFFQNTILLNEKKSICECVAANIFLFKKNELITPGLTAGCFEDTLRQIIINIVKDLGFKTLESEEIKREDIFHVDELFITSEEAGIQWVLGVENKRFVHEYSVTIHEKLNVYLQEKVK; translated from the coding sequence ATGAACCGTTTTCTGATATACAACGGCGAAATTGTTGAAAAAGGCGAACCCGATCTTTTCCTTTTTTTTACCGATGACACTTTAAAAATCACCCGGAAAATATGGTACGGTTTTGGGGGCATTCCATTATTTAACGAAAATATTGACTTGCTGGCCAAACAAGTTGACATGCTGCAACTGCCCGTTCCGGCATTTTTAAAAGACAAACGCGAGCTTTTCCGCATTACCAAACGCATGCTCAATAAAAACCGCTTATACCGTTCCGGATTTGTTTTTTTCCAGTTGCTGTGGAATAAAAGCGGATTTAATTTTCTTGTCACCAGCCAGCCCTTCAGCACGTTTGAATTTCCTCTTTCCAACAAAGGAATTTTACTGAATTACTCGGGTATAAAAAAATATTCCGCTAACAAATTGAACCGTTTTCCTGTTTTTAATGAATCGATTTGGAGAGCTGCTTTGGCTCAAAACCGCGACACTTTTTTTCAGAACACCATTTTACTCAACGAAAAAAAATCGATTTGTGAATGTGTGGCTGCCAACATCTTTTTATTCAAAAAAAATGAATTGATTACCCCGGGGCTCACAGCGGGTTGTTTTGAAGACACACTTCGGCAAATTATTATCAATATCGTCAAAGACCTTGGTTTTAAGACTTTGGAGTCCGAAGAAATTAAACGCGAGGATATCTTTCACGTTGACGAACTTTTTATTACAAGTGAGGAGGCGGGAATTCAGTGGGTATTGGGTGTGGAAAACAAACGATTTGTTCATGAATATTCAGTAACAATTCACGAAAAGTTAAATGTGTACCTGCAGGAGAAGGTGAAATAA
- a CDS encoding glycosyltransferase, with product MELSVIIVNYNVKHFLEQCLHSVLKASKNISTEIFVVDNNSVDGSVQLIPEKFPEVEFIANKKNLGFSKANNQAIKKAKGKYILLLNPDTVVEEDTFEKVIEFMDLHADAGGLGVKMIDGKGNFLPESKRGLPTPWVAFYKMFGLSGLFPKSKRFGKYHLSFLDENKIHEVDVLAGAFMLLRKTVLDKIGLLDETFFMYGEDIDLSYRITKAGFKNYYFPKTTIIHYKGESTKKGSLNYVKVFYNAMNIFARKHFSGGKADIFSLFIHFAIYFRAFISITGRIFNKIYTPLFDVVFIYIGFLFLTPFWENFKFEPGHYPPEFLRFVVPIYIIFWILGILFSGGYKKPINLLKIIRGLIWGSVAILLVYSLVDIQFRFSRALILLGSLWSVTVLIFYRLVFHWLKFNGFRLDIKKTKKIAIVGHSSEAARIQKLLEQTQIRSEIAGFVAIDKTDRGQNYIGQLSQLKEILSINRIDEVVFCAENISSAEIIKSMLDLTQLNVDYKIAPPESVSIIGSNSIHTAGDLYVLNLNTISKASNKRKKRFFDITFSLAFFVLSPVIIWFFKKKSSFIRNIFKTLGGKKTWVGYISGSETNKMLPELKPGVLNPGDIFSDLKLDAEKEKQLNVLYAKDYSILTDAEIVLKGWKNLDRQK from the coding sequence ATGGAACTTTCGGTAATTATCGTCAACTACAACGTAAAACATTTTCTGGAGCAGTGTTTACACTCGGTTTTAAAAGCTTCAAAAAATATTTCCACTGAAATTTTTGTGGTTGATAATAATTCTGTGGATGGTTCGGTTCAGCTCATCCCTGAAAAATTTCCGGAAGTTGAATTTATTGCCAATAAGAAAAATTTAGGATTTTCAAAAGCCAACAATCAAGCCATCAAAAAAGCAAAAGGAAAATATATTTTGCTCTTGAATCCTGATACTGTAGTGGAAGAAGATACTTTTGAAAAAGTAATCGAATTTATGGACTTACACGCAGATGCTGGCGGACTTGGTGTGAAAATGATTGACGGAAAAGGAAATTTTCTTCCTGAGTCGAAAAGAGGCTTACCAACACCGTGGGTTGCTTTTTACAAAATGTTTGGATTATCAGGATTATTTCCAAAGTCGAAAAGATTTGGAAAATACCATCTCTCCTTCCTCGATGAAAATAAAATTCATGAAGTAGATGTTTTGGCCGGTGCTTTTATGTTATTACGAAAAACCGTGCTCGACAAAATTGGCTTACTCGATGAAACTTTTTTTATGTATGGAGAAGACATCGATCTTTCCTACCGGATTACAAAGGCAGGATTCAAAAATTATTATTTCCCAAAAACTACAATCATCCATTACAAGGGAGAAAGTACAAAAAAAGGCTCGTTGAATTATGTAAAAGTATTTTACAATGCAATGAACATTTTTGCACGGAAACATTTCTCCGGTGGAAAAGCAGATATTTTTTCGCTTTTTATCCATTTTGCCATTTATTTCAGGGCATTTATCTCCATCACGGGAAGAATATTCAACAAAATTTACACACCGCTTTTTGATGTAGTTTTTATTTATATCGGTTTTTTATTTTTAACCCCCTTTTGGGAAAATTTCAAATTTGAACCCGGACACTACCCGCCTGAATTTCTCCGATTTGTTGTTCCCATTTATATTATTTTCTGGATTCTGGGGATATTGTTTTCAGGGGGTTACAAAAAGCCAATCAACCTCTTAAAAATTATTCGCGGTTTAATTTGGGGGTCGGTGGCCATTTTACTGGTGTATTCGCTCGTTGACATTCAATTCCGGTTTTCACGGGCACTCATCCTCCTCGGGTCTCTGTGGTCAGTTACAGTTCTGATTTTTTATCGTCTCGTTTTTCACTGGCTGAAATTTAACGGTTTCAGACTGGATATTAAAAAGACCAAAAAAATTGCAATTGTAGGTCATTCCTCTGAAGCAGCGCGTATTCAGAAATTACTGGAACAAACGCAAATTCGTTCAGAAATAGCTGGTTTTGTAGCCATTGACAAAACCGACCGCGGACAAAACTACATCGGTCAGCTGTCGCAGCTCAAAGAAATTCTGAGTATCAACCGAATTGATGAAGTTGTGTTTTGTGCAGAAAATATTAGTTCAGCCGAAATTATTAAATCAATGCTCGATTTAACCCAACTAAATGTTGACTATAAAATTGCACCGCCGGAAAGTGTCAGTATTATTGGCAGCAACTCAATTCATACGGCTGGAGATCTGTATGTTTTAAATTTAAATACCATCTCGAAAGCATCAAATAAAAGAAAAAAACGATTTTTTGATATAACTTTTTCACTGGCTTTTTTTGTTTTGAGCCCTGTTATTATTTGGTTTTTTAAAAAGAAATCATCGTTTATCAGAAATATTTTTAAAACATTAGGCGGAAAAAAAACCTGGGTGGGCTATATTTCCGGTTCAGAAACAAATAAAATGCTGCCTGAATTAAAACCTGGTGTGTTAAATCCGGGCGATATTTTTTCTGATCTGAAACTGGACGCAGAAAAAGAGAAACAACTAAATGTACTTTACGCAAAAGATTACAGTATTTTAACCGATGCTGAAATTGTATTAAAAGGATGGAAAAACCTCGACAGACAAAAATGA